The genome window ggtctttttgcatgaaacaaagactggcatatagtttcaagccagtactttcgacagaaatacacatatacatcctgttgagcaggatctacagtttccagtattttccgtttcgtaaaatgatcaaatacggcaaagatattcaaatatgtgcttccatatttcatacctttgaaatgtattaactttatatcatcgtatctccgtgtttactgggtctttttgcatgaaacaaagactgggatatagtttcaagccagtactttacacacggcaatgttgtccggactgttgtttttatgcgacaccggcttgaacaggtcatgtgatctgatcacgccggcgtgacggtcgactccaaagggttaatattaaatacatataagtatttttacaacttgtatttagaaatactctgttgtaattattgatgcatacatgtgttcatccattcaatgtggcatctgctataatggggttaatgtatgatattacttaataatacaatacattataatatatgataattacattttagttttattcatttcttatttcatagtttctcattattattattattattttttatcgctcatcttatttttgattttattaatctgtgtgaatctgtgctgtcctgtttttcactctcaccctgttgctgtttgaactactgaatttccccacgggattaataaaggtccatcttatcttatcttaatgtataagttgatttacttcaatctactgtacaatattacaggaaatatactgcataaagcaaactatatactttatttgatctaaaatattgatgtttctacaacacccattgtgtattttgtgaatgaagcgccatctcatggttaaatcctgtaattgaacaaatggggaaattgggcaacgccctctagcaatttggcaacacccccagccactggcatccgctgggcttttgactgggacacacccatttgagtctgatctggagtgctacatctgtaccaGCATTTCCCCCGCGGTCGACCGGTCGACCGGGgggacgtactgggcacctctgcctTACACAAACAAATTCTGAAATATCAGCACAGCATCGTATCCAAAATATCACAAAAAAGTAATCATAGTATGAAAAACTGCGTTGTGTAGTAAATATCAAAAGTATAGTGTATCAAAAATGTATGCAACAAATGCATAGTTTGTGAAAGGATGTCATATGATGAGTCCGTAGGTCCTCATGTTAAACCTAAGGATTTCCCGACTTTCACTATATAGTAGCCAACACATAGTATGTCACAAATATGACAAATTGTGATAATGTTGTATGTCAGTTTTTTAAGTATAGTATAGTATAGtcttttaaaaagaaatgtaaCACAAGTCATTTTGTTGAAATGACATTTAAACAATATTTCATGTGAAGAACAGgcatattgttgttgttgaaaataaataaatatacgaACATATTAAAACATAATTGTTGTGTTGAAGAACTGCATGAACCTGCTTTTTATTGACATGAATGTAATCAATTAAAtccacacaaacattatatatataaaaaagcaAACACAGTgatgatatttttttaaatgtctttattTAAGCTAAATTCATCCAGAAAACTCAAGCAGAAACTAAGACGTCCACCTGAGCTCCGGGTCTCTATGGGGTCATAGCTGCTGTTGTATCCGAGGGAAGGCGCCTCCTGTCCGGGCTGACCGACCATCAGTCACCAGCCGCTCACTTCCTGCGGCGGGAGGCAGCTCCCTTTTTGCTGCTGCAAAGCGCAAAGAGCAGAAACAGAGTCAGATGTGTGCAGTGATCCTCTTATGGTGGGTGTAATTATAGATGGATACCCATTTCATAACATAGCAAAGGGTGGGATACAAACAAACTACTGGAACAATTTCTTGAAGCTACATTGCCCCCTGGTGTTTAAACAAGCTAGTTACAACAATATACCTAAACAGTTGTTAACTATGTTATCAAAAATGAAATCTGAAGTCAAACCAATCATAAAAGTTAGCCAAATGTTGTATTAGGTTGTGGAGTCTAACTAAATAGAAGTATTGGAAATGGTGGAAAGGTggatcaggctctcctctcctctttctctgcttcgatctctcaggcaaaaagcactttctttcaagataagatccaatcttcctattccaatcccaaaaaaatattttccatcttctcctccctcctggaccccacCCAAAgtcccttccccctcctcccttctgtcaagcgactttgttaaccactttgaaaaaaaggttgatgatattcgctcttctttttctgactcacctctacacaccgctgggtcaccagaccctcctttcacccacacactgacctcctttccccctctctctccaagtgaggttcttaccctcattacctctgcccgctctaccacctgtcctctggaccctatcccttcaaacctccttcagactatcgctcctgatattctaccgtttctcacccatttcatcaacacttctctaacttctggtcactttccaaacagtctcgaggaggcaagagtaaaccctctcctaaagaaacccactctcaacccgtcagatgttataaacaacaggcctgtctctctcctcccgttcctgtctaaaacccttgaacgcgctgtctttagacaactcctgctatctccatcagaacaaccttctgaatccgaaccagtctggtttcaaggcaggtcactccacagaaactgccctccttgctgtcactgaggaactgcacactggtaaagcagcctccctctcctctgtcatcatccttttggacctgtctgctgcattcgacacggtgaatcatcagattctccttcgcactctccaagaacttggagtttcaggctctgcactttccctcctcacctcatacctcaaagaccgcacctaaagggttacttggagagggtccgagtccgacccttgtcaattaactacaggggtccctcagggctctgttcttggtcccctcctcttctccttgtacacaaactcgctcggatcagtcattagcccgcatagTTTTTCATaacactgctacgctgacgacacccaattaattctgtcctttccccgctcagagaccaaggtcgtcgcacgcatctctgcttgtctagctgacatctctcagtggatgtctgatcatcacctcaagctcaaccttgacaagaccgaactgcttttccttccgggaaaagattgtctcactcttgacctaacaatcaacattggcacctctgttgtttccccgactcagactgcaaggaatctgggtgtgaccctagataacaacctgtccttcactgcaaacatcgctgctacaacccgctgctgcagatacacgctttacaacatcaggaggatgcgtccccagctgacccagaaagcgacgcaggttctggtccaggctctcgtcatctcacgcctagactactgcaactccctcctcgctggtctacctgcatgtgccatccgacctctgcagctcatccagaatgcagctgctcgcctggtcttcaaccttcctaaattctcccacaccacgccgctcctccgctcccttcactggcttccgataactgctagaatccacttcaagacaatggtacttgcgtaccatgctgcgaatggatctggcccttcctacatccaggacatggttaaaccgtacaccccagcacgtgcactccgctctgcatcaaccaaacggctcgctgcaccatcgctgcgaaggggacccaagttcccatcagcaaaaacacgtgggtttgctatcctggctccaaaatggtggaatgagccgatagcttacacaccttccggcgcagactgaaacctcatctctttcgactccacttcgagcgatagaactattaacaaagcacttatatactaataaagggctggcttatcgaaagccagttgagtagcacttgaaatgtttttgctctatgaagcctgatgtacttatatgattctgttttcttcaagtttgtattttgttggtcgaacgcacttattgtaagtcgctttggataaaagcgtcagctaaatgcaatgtaatgtaatgtaatattgtacttaagtaacgtTTTGAGACTTAAAGTAACCAATTGACCATTGGCAATATTCAAATGCACTTGACAGGACAGAAATCTCTATCTTTAAGAAATACTATCAGTCTGTGTTGAACTGTGTGCAGAGTTCATTTGATTGTCTGAGGGCCTTACTGTTTCTGCAGCTCATCAATGCGGTTCCTGAGAGAGATCACCTGGAAGACAAACAGTGGTTTTTAAAGCAGAAATATCAAGGAAATGACTTTCACACCTCGAGAACTTTGATATTATCTGTTTTGAGCTGCAACAAGCAGCTTTTTCCACATTAAATGACCACCAATTGAACACAGTCCACAGTTTTTAAGTGAATCCTGTTTACCTAAAAATAAGTATAGGGAGAGAAGTTTGGTCCGATTTTTGAAGATTGACTAGTTTTTAACTATTCATGgtatcattgttcaaatgaccCAAAATAATTATGTGTTAAACCTCAATTACTGTTGAAAGCCCTTTTCATACAAACATAAATACTGACTTCATCATAACAAATGTCAACCAAAGCAATggaggaaaaacaaagagaggaTTCTGACCTATCAACATGTATCAGTGAGCGTGACAAcaccctttttatttatttaagaagTGCTGAAGTCTTGCTTATGTTTTTAGTAACCAAAACTAAATTCAACTTATGTATCTAGAAATCTGAAAAAGGTATTTACTTCTTCGACAGATACAGTATGCTCCATGAAATCAATGTAAACGTTTTCAATTGTAGTCTTTGATGTGTGAACAAACTAATACACCATTTGCTCACTGACCTCATATCTCTGTCTCTTGAGCCTCTCACAGTGGTCGTATTTAATGGTCTCCAGGTCGTGCAGCCACTCCCACAGCTCCTTCGCCTTATCCCTGACAAACACAAATCAAAAGTTCAATAAACAAAGTTTAACAGCAGCTGGAAGTGATATGTTGCCTCATGCAAGTGAATCTGGGGTGATCTTAAATATGACTTTTCTATTTTCTGATTCTGTTGTTGTTTTGCACAGATAAAACATTATTATCTTAAAGGGATTACACTAAAAAGTCCAAAGTCTGTTTGCGATGCATAATACCTTGAAACCATTATTATCTAATCAGCAAACAGTAATTAGTACCAAGGCTTAAGTAATACTTAATCATATGACTCTATTCTCTCTCAAACctcagtcgctttggataaaagcgtcagctaaatgaaatgtaataatgtaataataattagttttctcttTCTTTAATATAATACACTGTATTTTTCTACAATGtagaatgtatttttttttaagtctTCAAGGTgtgtatatttgtattaatgGATTTAGTTCTAGAGATTTAACAAACATATTGATGGGACATTCTGATTAATTAAAGCCTATATTTGATTACAGTTTGGCACCATTAAAGGGAAAGTTCAACCCAAAATCAGAAATAGAGATTTAtgcagattgatgcttctgactAATAGACATGAACAGCGCGTAGCTTTTTGTGTACAAAGAGGGGTGTATTGTTTATTGGTTGACACTAACTGAAGATACATTTGCAGCAACTAACCAAATCACTTTTTCTTTCAGGAATGTGAAGGTTTTGTGTTGTTAAGATTTAATTGAAACATTTGAATGATGATTGTGCATCAGTGATCAATGGTGTCACTGCTGTATTATTTAGACTGTGACTGTGTGTTACCCCAGATCTGCATCGCTGAAATCATCATCAACTTCAAGAGGTTTGCATCTCTCTGCCAtgatctttttcttcttttctctTTCAGTCTGCTTCTTGCCTCTCTTCCCTTCAAtctaaaacaaacaataaccaaCATTTTGtatgactttaaagcaacagtttcaaaataaaacaaaacacaaataaagGAATACAAAATGACCTTCTGCAGGTGGCTGCTGTAGCCTGATCCCATGCTGCTCAGCACGTTCTTCTTCTTGGCGTCCTCCTCCATCTTCCTGTGGACGTCTGCCTCCTCCCTTTTCTGACGCTCAGCCTTTAAGATTAAGTGTAAAATATGACAGTTAGACAGCTTGACAAATGGAAGGAAAACCACTTAGTTATGAACTGGTTTTAATCTTTCTAGATGCCCCAATCAGTTTAAAAGTAACTTAACAGTGCCTGAACATCTTGTTTTTTGCTGGCCTCCAGTCATTCAACACATCACTTGGTTGCAGTGATGAAGAAATGTATTCGGTACACTCTGACATAACTGCTAGTTGTGACGTATAGGCAAAAATATAGATCGGTCAAAAGCTCGTactgtaaataacaaatgatgGGAACTTGTGAAGGTGAATCTATTTGAACAGATTAGAAGAATTAAGAGGTCAGGAACACGTACCTCTCGCCTGGCCTGCCTCTCTTTATCCTTCTCAGAACGAATCCTCTGCTGCTCAGCTCGCTCTGCGCGACGCTTCTCCTGAAAACGCAAATTAAAACGCAATACTGCAAAGCTGTGCAATAATTGAGCCAAAGTTGTAGTAGTCTGGTTTATTTCTACATATCTGCAGTGATCCTTATGAATCATACTGAAAGCAGGCCTACAGTATGAATAGAAATTCTGCTGCAGGTTATCTATTGCATGTGAAATGCATGGTTTTTTTTCAGGTAAAATCTCACAATTCTGTCTTTGAGTCCCAggagctcctcctcctccttcttcctGGACTCAAAGTGAGCATCGATCAGCGACTGCAGCTCATACAGGTCCTTGTTTTGGCGTTTCTTCTGGATGTCCTGTACGAGGCAAACAGGAAATGGCAGTTATTAACGGACAGGACAGAGGTTGTTGGCTCCAAACCCACAAATGTGTACCCAGCCTTTGAAAGTCTAATtaaatacaaacaaaaacaccAGTAAGAAAAGCATATACAGTAACTTGCTGTTGCTGCCCTAatgccacttgtaaaatatTGTTTTACTGAAAAATATTTGGTAACTGTTCACATTTCTATAGCAGCTTTAATCTAAATTGTAGTTTTTAAGTCTTTGTTTTTTAAGTCTCGAATTACTGTTTGACCTTCtttgttgttgcttgtttttaattacgctctgtaaggtgtccttgagagctttgaaaggcgcccataaataaaatgcattattattattattattaaatggcTTCACACAACACTACTGTATAACATGCTAGTAGGAGATTATTGGTTTAAATTACTTACATCAAAGTCCACTTTCTCGCCATCTGGGATCTTGGGAGCAGCGGGTCTGTTGAAGGGAAATAAGAACAAGAAGAAGTAACTTCAATCTGCCAGCAATGTAACACATAATGGATTTCATGAAGGGAAATACATGGACTTACTTGAACTTTGGCTTCTcctctgttttgtttttttcaggaACAGTGAGAAAAGACAGATATCACACTGTTAGAAATATAATT of Pseudochaenichthys georgianus chromosome 3, fPseGeo1.2, whole genome shotgun sequence contains these proteins:
- the LOC117463353 gene encoding troponin T, fast skeletal muscle isoforms-like isoform X2 → MSVVFINVLLRHPPSARRFGACCVPVAQEEVVEVEVAPEAEAQVEAEPEVEPEPEPEPEPEEVHEEEDAYEEEEEKPKFKPAAPKIPDGEKVDFDDIQKKRQNKDLYELQSLIDAHFESRKKEEEELLGLKDRIEKRRAERAEQQRIRSEKDKERQARREAERQKREEADVHRKMEEDAKKKNVLSSMGSGYSSHLQKIEGKRGKKQTEREKKKKIMAERCKPLEVDDDFSDADLGDKAKELWEWLHDLETIKYDHCERLKRQRYEVISLRNRIDELQKHSKKGAASRRRK
- the LOC117463353 gene encoding troponin T, fast skeletal muscle isoforms-like isoform X1, producing the protein MSVVFINVLLRHPPSARRFGACCVPVAQEEVVEVEVAPEAEAQVEAEPEVEPEPEPEPEPEEVHEEEDAYEEEDDEGDQDEEKPKFKPAAPKIPDGEKVDFDDIQKKRQNKDLYELQSLIDAHFESRKKEEEELLGLKDRIEKRRAERAEQQRIRSEKDKERQARREAERQKREEADVHRKMEEDAKKKNVLSSMGSGYSSHLQKIEGKRGKKQTEREKKKKIMAERCKPLEVDDDFSDADLGDKAKELWEWLHDLETIKYDHCERLKRQRYEVISLRNRIDELQKHSKKGAASRRRK